The following are from one region of the Carassius auratus strain Wakin unplaced genomic scaffold, ASM336829v1 scaf_tig00003761, whole genome shotgun sequence genome:
- the LOC113070333 gene encoding ladderlectin-like isoform X2, giving the protein MAVWPLCLSFFLLFALDASEATPLNGTSNEATPLNGTSNETAPLNCRSDGTCTLVRQETCESGWSAYKGRCFRFFNFQRSWIDAEKQCLGYDGNLASVHSYEEYTFVQFMIKYQTQAATEAWIGGYDAVSEGTWLWSDGSKLDQEIWAPSQPDNTNRNEHCLMMNYQPSSNWNDSPCHIKKPYVCVKKYTRAFTFHVKL; this is encoded by the exons ATGGCAGTCTGGCCtctttgtctgtctttctttctgctcTTTGCTCTGGATGCTTCAG AGGCAACACCTCTTAATGGCACAAGCAATG AGGCAACACCTCTTAATGGCACAAGCAATG aGACAGCACCTCTTAATTGCAGAAGCGATG GGACCTGTACCCTGGTCAGACAAG AAACCTGTGAAAGTGGATGGTCTGCATATAAAGGTAGATGCTTCCGCTTTTTTAACTTTCAGCGTTCCTGGATTGACGCAGAG AAACAGTGTTTGGGCTACGATGGGAACCTGGCCTCTGTACACAGTTATGAGGAGTACACCTTCGTACAGTTCATGATTAAATATCAAACTCAAGCTGCAACTGAGGCCTGGATAGGAGGCTATGACGCTGTTTCA GAGGGAACATGGCTCTGGAGTGATGGATCAAAACTGGACCAAGAGATATGGGCTCCTTCACAACCTGACAATACCAATAGAAACGAGCACTGTCTTATGATGAACTATCAAC CCTCGAGCAACTGGAATGACAGCCCCTGTCATATTAAAAAGccttatgtgtgtgtgaagaaatACACTCGAGCATTTACGTTTCATGTAAAATTGTAA
- the LOC113070333 gene encoding galactose-specific lectin nattectin-like isoform X1: MAVWPLCLSFFLLFALDASEATPLNGTSNGKILMLSFSVLHLFCSFALDASEATPLNGTSNETAPLNCRSDGTCTLVRQETCESGWSAYKGRCFRFFNFQRSWIDAEKQCLGYDGNLASVHSYEEYTFVQFMIKYQTQAATEAWIGGYDAVSEGTWLWSDGSKLDQEIWAPSQPDNTNRNEHCLMMNYQPSSNWNDSPCHIKKPYVCVKKYTRAFTFHVKL; the protein is encoded by the exons ATGGCAGTCTGGCCtctttgtctgtctttctttctgctcTTTGCTCTGGATGCTTCAG AGGCAACACCTCTTAATGGCACAAGCAATGGTAAGATATTGATGCTGTCTTTTAGTGTGTTACATTTGTTCTGCTCTTTTGCTCTGGATGCTTCAG AGGCAACACCTCTTAATGGCACAAGCAATG aGACAGCACCTCTTAATTGCAGAAGCGATG GGACCTGTACCCTGGTCAGACAAG AAACCTGTGAAAGTGGATGGTCTGCATATAAAGGTAGATGCTTCCGCTTTTTTAACTTTCAGCGTTCCTGGATTGACGCAGAG AAACAGTGTTTGGGCTACGATGGGAACCTGGCCTCTGTACACAGTTATGAGGAGTACACCTTCGTACAGTTCATGATTAAATATCAAACTCAAGCTGCAACTGAGGCCTGGATAGGAGGCTATGACGCTGTTTCA GAGGGAACATGGCTCTGGAGTGATGGATCAAAACTGGACCAAGAGATATGGGCTCCTTCACAACCTGACAATACCAATAGAAACGAGCACTGTCTTATGATGAACTATCAAC CCTCGAGCAACTGGAATGACAGCCCCTGTCATATTAAAAAGccttatgtgtgtgtgaagaaatACACTCGAGCATTTACGTTTCATGTAAAATTGTAA
- the LOC113070333 gene encoding galactose-specific lectin nattectin-like isoform X4 translates to MAVWPLCLSFFLLFALDASEATPLNGTSNETAPLNCRSDGTCTLVRQETCESGWSAYKGRCFRFFNFQRSWIDAEKQCLGYDGNLASVHSYEEYTFVQFMIKYQTQAATEAWIGGYDAVSEGTWLWSDGSKLDQEIWAPSQPDNTNRNEHCLMMNYQPSSNWNDSPCHIKKPYVCVKKYTRAFTFHVKL, encoded by the exons ATGGCAGTCTGGCCtctttgtctgtctttctttctgctcTTTGCTCTGGATGCTTCAG AGGCAACACCTCTTAATGGCACAAGCAATG aGACAGCACCTCTTAATTGCAGAAGCGATG GGACCTGTACCCTGGTCAGACAAG AAACCTGTGAAAGTGGATGGTCTGCATATAAAGGTAGATGCTTCCGCTTTTTTAACTTTCAGCGTTCCTGGATTGACGCAGAG AAACAGTGTTTGGGCTACGATGGGAACCTGGCCTCTGTACACAGTTATGAGGAGTACACCTTCGTACAGTTCATGATTAAATATCAAACTCAAGCTGCAACTGAGGCCTGGATAGGAGGCTATGACGCTGTTTCA GAGGGAACATGGCTCTGGAGTGATGGATCAAAACTGGACCAAGAGATATGGGCTCCTTCACAACCTGACAATACCAATAGAAACGAGCACTGTCTTATGATGAACTATCAAC CCTCGAGCAACTGGAATGACAGCCCCTGTCATATTAAAAAGccttatgtgtgtgtgaagaaatACACTCGAGCATTTACGTTTCATGTAAAATTGTAA
- the LOC113070333 gene encoding ladderlectin-like isoform X5, which yields MAVWPLCLSFFLLFALDASEATPLNGTSNGTCTLVRQETCESGWSAYKGRCFRFFNFQRSWIDAEKQCLGYDGNLASVHSYEEYTFVQFMIKYQTQAATEAWIGGYDAVSEGTWLWSDGSKLDQEIWAPSQPDNTNRNEHCLMMNYQPSSNWNDSPCHIKKPYVCVKKYTRAFTFHVKL from the exons ATGGCAGTCTGGCCtctttgtctgtctttctttctgctcTTTGCTCTGGATGCTTCAG AGGCAACACCTCTTAATGGCACAAGCAATG GGACCTGTACCCTGGTCAGACAAG AAACCTGTGAAAGTGGATGGTCTGCATATAAAGGTAGATGCTTCCGCTTTTTTAACTTTCAGCGTTCCTGGATTGACGCAGAG AAACAGTGTTTGGGCTACGATGGGAACCTGGCCTCTGTACACAGTTATGAGGAGTACACCTTCGTACAGTTCATGATTAAATATCAAACTCAAGCTGCAACTGAGGCCTGGATAGGAGGCTATGACGCTGTTTCA GAGGGAACATGGCTCTGGAGTGATGGATCAAAACTGGACCAAGAGATATGGGCTCCTTCACAACCTGACAATACCAATAGAAACGAGCACTGTCTTATGATGAACTATCAAC CCTCGAGCAACTGGAATGACAGCCCCTGTCATATTAAAAAGccttatgtgtgtgtgaagaaatACACTCGAGCATTTACGTTTCATGTAAAATTGTAA